CTTCAGTGATTTCTGGGGTTTCGGGTTCTGTTGGGATTTCTTCTGTTGTTGGTGTGGGTTTTTCTTTTACTGGTGTTATTTTTGGGCGTTCTTTTTCTTCTGTTGTTGGTGTGGGTTTTTCTATTTTGGGTGGAGTGGGTTCAAGTTTATATACCTTGTTTATATCTATTATATAGTCTATTTGTGATTCCCTCACTTCAAATAATTCTATGATTGTGTCCATTTTGTTAATGATTTCTAGAATTTTTTCCATGGCCTTTGATTTCATGTATCTGTCATATGAAGCTGCTATTGGGATGCCATCCTTGATTAATATGTGACCTTCGCTTGAGGCGTGGGTGACTCTGATAAATCCATTATGTTTTTTTCTGGCAAGTTTTTCTAAAAATTTATTGAAATCTAATTCATCACCATAGGAAATGTATGTTGGTCTTGTGATTGGTAATTCCATTCACTACTCCCCTCGGAATCTGCTATTCTTTTTTTATGAGTTTTATCTCTGGAGGGGTGATGATTATGATCTCTTTTTCGTTTTTACATAATAGTATGGCCTCGGCCTTTTCTGTTTCCCGTAAATTTTTTATTTTCTCCCCCGCTATTTTGAAATCTTCTAAAGATTCTGTTTTTAGGCGGCTTAGGTCTAGTATTACCGGATTTTTTTCTTCTGTTATTTGTACTAGAACGTCATCGATGTCCTCGAGGTTTTTCGCTTTCATTAATATTATCTCATAGAAAGAATGTTCTGGTACTATGATTGTCTCGGTTTCTTCTTTTTTCTCCTCCTCGTCCAAGCCCATGGTTTCTTTTAAGAAATTTATAACATCTCGCAATTTATATCTCTCCTATATAATCTATGATGGCATCTAATAATTTGGAGGAGCCCCCTTCTTTCACATCTGCAACTGGAAGGTTATATTGGTTTTCATATCTTTTTATTAATTTTTCTTTTATATAATCATTTATGTTTCTCAGATTTAGGGAGATGCCCACGACCTTTGTGGGTTCGACAGCTTCTATTGCTCTTATTTCTTCTTTTATGCCTCTAGGGTGCCTGTATGGGTGTCTGGGCCTGTGGCATACTATGCATGCATCTGGCATCGACCCTACTAGGATTGCGGCTGATAATCCCCTGGGATGGGGGTTTTTCCTTTCTGTTAAACTAGCTTGACTTTCAATGAATATTATATCAGGATCCTTTTTTTCTTCTATGTATTTTATTGTGCCCATTAGGGCGGCTGCGACATCCATTACAGAAAGGCTGCCTGCTCTGAAGTTGATATCAATTGGTGGCTCTAATCCCATTTCATCTGTGGATATTACCGCCGGTTTTATGCCCCTATTTTTGGCTTCGATGCCTAGCATTCTTGTGGTGGTTCGTTTGCCACATTCTTGTGAGGTTCCCCCTATGTACACTACTGGGGTTTTGGGTTTGTAATTTATTTTTGGCAAG
The nucleotide sequence above comes from Methanothermobacter tenebrarum. Encoded proteins:
- a CDS encoding DUF2226 domain-containing protein; translation: MELPITRPTYISYGDELDFNKFLEKLARKKHNGFIRVTHASSEGHILIKDGIPIAASYDRYMKSKAMEKILEIINKMDTIIELFEVRESQIDYIIDINKVYKLEPTPPKIEKPTPTTEEKERPKITPVKEKPTPTTEEIPTEPETPEITEETEKIEKPLNREEVMKKYGLKDIDEEEVEKVLENYKGGAITTIDIERVELTLMNKIKKSIIGIPDIKSVEVMVFLENLPELEGDIKVLIERESKGLLSRLMGGAMKEEELKEHVNDIIEMEIKRTFRGYPKIIENFNVNIEIH
- the sepF gene encoding cell division protein SepF; the encoded protein is MRDVINFLKETMGLDEEEKKEETETIIVPEHSFYEIILMKAKNLEDIDDVLVQITEEKNPVILDLSRLKTESLEDFKIAGEKIKNLRETEKAEAILLCKNEKEIIIITPPEIKLIKKE
- a CDS encoding DUF1611 domain-containing protein — protein: MYILSSVKELQKLNPFIVIGCGGGGEKFANFEGVETVGFVDDDPSKHGKEFCGSIVSSDLLELLKKTPAKSVAIMLPIGAEGTALKYAVQAINEGKNVVTSFRSLPLAENQSLVKFAQEKNVSILEISPRLDNVRKVMGVAPPKCTEILPKINYKPKTPVVYIGGTSQECGKRTTTRMLGIEAKNRGIKPAVISTDEMGLEPPIDINFRAGSLSVMDVAAALMGTIKYIEEKKDPDIIFIESQASLTERKNPHPRGLSAAILVGSMPDACIVCHRPRHPYRHPRGIKEEIRAIEAVEPTKVVGISLNLRNINDYIKEKLIKRYENQYNLPVADVKEGGSSKLLDAIIDYIGEI